Genomic segment of Cronobacter dublinensis subsp. dublinensis LMG 23823:
AGGAATACCGTTCGGGAAATTGCCGTCCGGGGTGTTATGAACTTTGATGAACTCAACCGGCACACCCTGCGAGTTAAAGCGCGCTTCGATAGCGTCCACGACCGGGCCCGCCGCGCCGTTGCCGGAGTTAATCACCAGTTTCAGCGGCTTGAGGTTGTTAACGTCGATATAGCCCAGCAGATGGTCGATATACGCGTCGCGCAGGTCGATTTTTTTGTAGCTGCCGCGCTTCGCCTCGTTCACCGGCGGGAAGTCATTCGCTTCCGCGAGACGCTGCACGTCGCGAAGGCCGGTATCGCCGCTGATGGGGCGCGCGCCTTCGCGCACCAGTTTCATGCCGTTGTAGTCCATCGGGTTGTGGCTCGCGGTCACTTCGATGCCGCCGTCCACGCCCAGATGGAAGGTCGCGAAGTAAATCTCTTCGGTGCCGGACAGGCCGATATCCAGCACGTCCACGCCCGCGTCCTGCAGGCCTTTCGCAAGCGAAAGCTTCAGGGATTCGCTGGTCAGGCGCACGTCGCCGCCCAGCACGATGGTTTTCGGTTTCAGGAACTCGCCATAGGCGCGGCCAATACGCCACGCGATATCGTCATTCAGTTCTTCGCCCAGACGCCCACGAATGTCGTAAGCTTTAAAACACGTTAACTTTTCCATTTTTATCTCTTGGGTTGTCTTTTTTGTCGGAAAAAATTCTGCAAGCTTCTGCCGCTGGTGTCGCGTCCCCGGTCGCGACTGGCGAGACCGGGGCGCAAACCGTGCCGCAGAATTACACCCGCCCGTAACGGTCAGCGAAGCGAATCACATCGTCTTCTTCCAGATACGTGCCGGAGCGCACTTCAATCAGATCCAGCGGGATCTTGCCGGGGTTTTCCAGGCAGTGGGTGGCGCCGAGCGGGATGTAGACCGACTCGTTCTCACCCACCAGTTTCACCTCGTCGTTAATCGTCACCTTCGCGGTGCCCGCCACGACTATCCAGTGTTCAGCGCGGTGATGATGCATCTGCAATGAGAGCCCTTCGCCCGGCTTGACGGTGATGCGTTTCACCTGATAGCGGTCGCCCTGATCGATGGAGTCATATTTGCCCCACGGACGGTACACTTCGCGGTGGATGTGATGCTCGTGACGGCCATCGGCTTTGATCTGCTCGACCACTTTTTTCACGTCCTGGACGTGGTTACGGTCGGCAATCAGCACCGCGTCTTTGGTCTGGACCACGACGAGATCTTTCACGCCAACGGTAGTGACCAGACCCGACTCGGCATAGACATAGCTGTTCTCGGTGTTGTGCGAAATCACGTCGCCGTGATGCACGTTGCCTTCCGGCGAGCGGCTGGAAATCTCCCATAGCGACGACCAGGAGCCGACATCGCTCCAGCCCGCGTCCATTGGCACCACCACCGCGTCGGCGGTTTTTTCCATCACCGCGTAGTCGATAGACTCTTCCGGGCACGCCAGGAAGGCTTCTTCATCGACGCGGATAAAGTCGAGATCCGGGTCAACCGCGTTCATGGCGTTTTCACAGGCGTCCAGAATATCCGGGCGGTATTTCGCGAGTTCTTCCAGGTAACGGCCGGCGCGGAACAGGAACATACCGCTGTTCCAGTAATATTCGCCGCTGTTGACGTAAGAACGGGCAGTTTCCAGATCCGGTTTTTCGACGAACTGCGCGACGCTGAAAGCGACGGCGTCTACCGCCACTTCCGGGTTGCACACTTCGCCGCGGCGGATGTAGCCGTAGCCGGTTTCCGGCAGGTTCGGCACGATGCCGAAGGTGACCAGTTTGCCGCTCTCGGCAAACGGCATCGCGGCGCGCACGGCGCTGCGAAACGCGTCTTCATCCTGAATCACATGGTCGGCGGCCAGCACCAGCATCAGCGGATCGGTGTCCGGGCTGTTGCGTTTCGCCGCCAGCGCCGCCAGCGCAATGGCAGGCGCAGTGTTGCGCCCGGCAGGCTCAAGAATGATGTTTTCGGTGAGCTTGTTCAGCTGGCGCAGCTGCTCGGCAACAATAAAGCGATGCTGTTCGTTACAGATAACCACCGGGCTTTCGCACTGCACGCCGTTTAAGCGGCAGACGGTGGTCTGAAGCATTGTCAGATCCCCTTTCAGGCAGAGGAACTGTTTTGGGTAAAGCACGCGGGAAAGCGGCCACAGACGGCTGCCGGAGCCCCCTGCCATAATTACCGGAAAGAGTTTTGACTGACTCATGGCTTAACCCCGAATATCAGCGATAAATTGGCTTAACACGTTCTCTTTTTCGAGCGTGCGTTCGGCATATTCACGTGCCACCGTGTTGTCTTTGGGCAGCGCCAACGCGCTTTCGATCCCCTGCGCCAGCGCGTCGACCGATTCCGGCTCCACGCAGACGGCGATGCCAGGCTCGGCGATACAGAGCTGTCCGAGCTCGGTGTCGTGCTCAGCGGTGATCACCGCATTGCCGCCCACCGCCAGAATGTTAGTGAGCTTGGACGGCAGAACCGCGTCCGCCGCGCCGCGCTTCTGGATAACCAGATGGCAATCCGCCATCTTGAGCAGCGCCGGAAGGGCTTCATAAGGCTGTAGCGGGAAGAACCGGACGTTGGTCAGTCCGCGCTCCGCGACCATCTTCTCAAGACGCGCCTTGCCGCCGCCCTGGCCGACAATGGCGAAAATCCACGGCTGGTCGGTAAAGCGGGCCGCCACCTCAATGGCGTTTTCCAGGCCCTGTTTCTCCCCGATGTTGCCGGAATAAAGGATGATTTTTTTATCCGCCGGCAGGCCCAGCTCGCGGCGCAGCGCGTCAACCTCTTCGGTTTTCACATCACGGAACCGCGCCACTTCTGACCAGTTCGGGAAGAAAATCACGCGCTCCGGGGGAACCCCTTTTTCTTTGGCTTTGTTCATCATCGAGCGCGAAATAGTCGAAACGTTATCGACGTTATGCAGACCACTGCGCTCAAAACGGCTGGCGAGACGGGCGATTTTGCCCCCCTTGCCGCGGCCCGCCATGCCAAGACCGAGCATGGCGTCCACTTCGTAATCCTGAATGTGCAACACGGTTTTCGCGCCGGAGAGCTTCGCCAGCAGGCGCATGCCCGGCGTGCAGAACAGCGTCGGCACCACGCCGATGATGCGATCCGGCTTCCAGCGACGCTGGGCCAGCAGCGGGAAGAATGAACTCGCCGCGAAGCTGCCGAGATGGATCAGGCGTTTTAACGTAGAAGGTTGTTTCGGGACATAAAGCGGGCAGCGCCACACCGTGGCGGCGCCCTGCTCTTTGCGCCAGCGCCAGGAGGAGTAGTTCTCCCCCACTTTCCAGGCCGGGTAGTAAGGCGGTGCGGTAATGACCCGCACCTCATGGCCCTGACGGGCCATCCATTCCACCATCTCGCCGGTGTACTTACCGATACCGGTCAGCTCCGGCGAGTAGTTGATGCCGTAGACCAGGATTTTCATAAGCCTGGTACTCCGGCAAAACGTTCAGCCATAAAGTAGGCGCGGCTGTTGTCGTGCACATCTTCACTGGCCACAATCGAGGCGGGCGACTGCCAGCGGTAAGCTTCGTGCTGCTCTTTGGGCAGGTTGAGTTCATCCGCTTTCACACGCAGCCGGAAGCCCAGCACGATGTAGTGGGTCGTGAAGTCGGTCCCGGAGAAGTTGTCGTCATAGAAGTGCTGCCAGACGCCGTAAAACTCTCCCTCCGGCATCGAAAAGCGTTTGCCAAGCTCCGCCTGCGTCAAACGTTCAAACGCCTGCGCCAGCGGCTCATCTTTCTGAACCCGACCGCCCGGCACGAACCAGAAGCCCTGCGCCGGACGATTGGTGCGATGACCGAGCAGGAACTCCCCCTGCTCGTTCTCGACAATCAGATCGATGGAGATAAGCGGCGTGGAGCGCACCACGGTGGCAAAATCTTCCTGACTTAAAAACATCCTTACCCCCGGAAACGATGCTGGTTTTCAAGGAACCACTGGTAAGTGCTGGCAAGGCCCGCCTCCAGTGAAATCTCGTGATACCAGCCCAGTGAGTGCAGACGATTGACGTCGAGCAGCTTGCGCGGCGTACCGTCCGGTTTTGAGGCGTCAAACACCACGCGGCCTTTGTAGCCCACCACTTTAGCGATGGTCTGCGCCAGCTCGCGGATGGTGCAGTCAACGCCGGTGCCCACGTTAATGTGCGACAGCATCGGCTCGGTGTTCTCCTGCCACACTTCGCGGTCGAGCTCCATCACGTGAATGCTGGCGGCCGCCATGTCATCCACATGCAGGAATTCGCGCATCGGCGTACCGCTGCCCCACACCACCACGTCCGCGGCGTTTTCCTGGGTCGCTTCGTGGAAGCGACGCAGCAGGGCCGGGATAACGTGCGAGTTGCTCGGGTGGAAGTTGTCATGCGGACCATACAGGTTGGTCGGCATCACCGAGCGGTAGTCGCGGTTATGCTGGCGGTTGTATGACTCGCACAGCTTGATGCCTGCGATTTTGGCGATGGCGTACGGCTCGTTCGTCGGCTCCAGCGTCCCTTGCAACAGTTCGCTTTCCGCAATGGGCTGGTTAGCCAGTTTCGGGTAGATGCACGACGATCCGAGGAACAACAGCTTGTTCACGTTGTGCAGATGCGCCGCGTGAATGATGTTGCTCTCAATCATCATATTTTCGTAGATGAAGTCCGCCGGATAGGTGTTGTTAGCGACAATGCCGCCCACCTTCGCCGCCGCCAGGTAAACCTGGTCGAGCGCGGCATCCGCGAAGAACGCGTTGACCGCCGCGCTGTCCAGCAGGTTCAGCTCGTCACGCCCTTTGAGCACCAGCTCGACATCGTCGCGCTGCTCAAGCTGGCGAACGATGGCCGACCCCACCATCCCACGGTGGCCGGCCACAAAAATACGTTGCTTTTTCATGCTCAGGACTCCAGCGCGATGGCAACCTCGTAGCCGTGAGATTTCAGCAGCGAGTGTTTCTTCGCGGCTTCGAGATCTTTCGCGACCATTTCAGAGACCATTTCCTGCAGGGTGATTTCCGGTTTCCAGCCCAGTTTTTCGTGTGCTTTGGTCGGGTCGCCCAGCAGGGTTTCCACTTCAGCAGGACGGAAGTAGCGCGGGTCAACCTGCACGATAACGTCGCCCGGTTTCACGCCCGGCGCGTCGTGACCCGTCACGGAAACCACGATGCCTTTCTCTTCGACGCCTTTGCCTTCAAAGCGCAGTTTGATACCCAGCTGCGCGGCCGCCATTTCAACGAACTGACGCACGGAGTACTGCACGCCGGTCGCGATAACGAAATCTTCCGGCTGTTCCTGCTGCAGCATCATCCACTGCATTTTCACGTAGTCTTTGGCATGGCCCCAGTCACGCAGGGAGTCCATGTTGCCGAGGTGCAGGCAAGATTCCAGACCCTGGGCGATGTTGGCGATAGCGCGGGTGATTTTGCGGGTCACGAAGGTTTCGCCGCGACGCGGAGATTCGTGGTTGAACAGAATGCCGTTGCACGCGTACATGCCGTAGGATTCACGGTAGTTAACGGTGATCCAGTAAGCGTACAGTTTCGCGACCGCATACGGAGAACGCGGATAGAACGGGGTGGTTTCTTTCTGCGGGATTTCCTGCACCAGACCGTACAGCTCAGAGGTGGACGCCTGGTAGAAACGGGTTTTCTTCTCAAGACCCAGGAAGCGAATCGCTTCCAGCAGGCGCAGGGTGCCCATGGCGTCTACGTCCGCGGTGTATTCCGGGGATTCGAAGGAGACCGCTACATGGCTCATCGCGCCCAGGTTGTACACTTCGTCCGGCTGCACTTCCTGCAGGATACGGGTCAGGTTGGAGGTATCGGTCAGGTCACCATAGTGCAGGTGGAATTTCGGGTTGCTGCTGTGCGGATCCTGATAGATATGGTCAACGCGCTCGGTATTGAAAGAAGACGCGCGGCGTTTGATACCGTGGACTTCATACCCTTTCTCAAGCAGAAACTCAGCCAGAT
This window contains:
- a CDS encoding GDP-mannose mannosyl hydrolase, producing the protein MFLSQEDFATVVRSTPLISIDLIVENEQGEFLLGHRTNRPAQGFWFVPGGRVQKDEPLAQAFERLTQAELGKRFSMPEGEFYGVWQHFYDDNFSGTDFTTHYIVLGFRLRVKADELNLPKEQHEAYRWQSPASIVASEDVHDNSRAYFMAERFAGVPGL
- the cpsB gene encoding mannose-1-phosphate guanyltransferase, with the protein product MSQSKLFPVIMAGGSGSRLWPLSRVLYPKQFLCLKGDLTMLQTTVCRLNGVQCESPVVICNEQHRFIVAEQLRQLNKLTENIILEPAGRNTAPAIALAALAAKRNSPDTDPLMLVLAADHVIQDEDAFRSAVRAAMPFAESGKLVTFGIVPNLPETGYGYIRRGEVCNPEVAVDAVAFSVAQFVEKPDLETARSYVNSGEYYWNSGMFLFRAGRYLEELAKYRPDILDACENAMNAVDPDLDFIRVDEEAFLACPEESIDYAVMEKTADAVVVPMDAGWSDVGSWSSLWEISSRSPEGNVHHGDVISHNTENSYVYAESGLVTTVGVKDLVVVQTKDAVLIADRNHVQDVKKVVEQIKADGRHEHHIHREVYRPWGKYDSIDQGDRYQVKRITVKPGEGLSLQMHHHRAEHWIVVAGTAKVTINDEVKLVGENESVYIPLGATHCLENPGKIPLDLIEVRSGTYLEEDDVIRFADRYGRV
- the fcl gene encoding GDP-L-fucose synthase → MKKQRIFVAGHRGMVGSAIVRQLEQRDDVELVLKGRDELNLLDSAAVNAFFADAALDQVYLAAAKVGGIVANNTYPADFIYENMMIESNIIHAAHLHNVNKLLFLGSSCIYPKLANQPIAESELLQGTLEPTNEPYAIAKIAGIKLCESYNRQHNRDYRSVMPTNLYGPHDNFHPSNSHVIPALLRRFHEATQENAADVVVWGSGTPMREFLHVDDMAAASIHVMELDREVWQENTEPMLSHINVGTGVDCTIRELAQTIAKVVGYKGRVVFDASKPDGTPRKLLDVNRLHSLGWYHEISLEAGLASTYQWFLENQHRFRG
- the gmd gene encoding GDP-mannose 4,6-dehydratase — translated: MSKVALITGVTGQDGSYLAEFLLEKGYEVHGIKRRASSFNTERVDHIYQDPHSSNPKFHLHYGDLTDTSNLTRILQEVQPDEVYNLGAMSHVAVSFESPEYTADVDAMGTLRLLEAIRFLGLEKKTRFYQASTSELYGLVQEIPQKETTPFYPRSPYAVAKLYAYWITVNYRESYGMYACNGILFNHESPRRGETFVTRKITRAIANIAQGLESCLHLGNMDSLRDWGHAKDYVKMQWMMLQQEQPEDFVIATGVQYSVRQFVEMAAAQLGIKLRFEGKGVEEKGIVVSVTGHDAPGVKPGDVIVQVDPRYFRPAEVETLLGDPTKAHEKLGWKPEITLQEMVSEMVAKDLEAAKKHSLLKSHGYEVAIALES
- the wcaI gene encoding colanic acid biosynthesis fucosyltransferase WcaI: MKILVYGINYSPELTGIGKYTGEMVEWMARQGHEVRVITAPPYYPAWKVGENYSSWRWRKEQGAATVWRCPLYVPKQPSTLKRLIHLGSFAASSFFPLLAQRRWKPDRIIGVVPTLFCTPGMRLLAKLSGAKTVLHIQDYEVDAMLGLGMAGRGKGGKIARLASRFERSGLHNVDNVSTISRSMMNKAKEKGVPPERVIFFPNWSEVARFRDVKTEEVDALRRELGLPADKKIILYSGNIGEKQGLENAIEVAARFTDQPWIFAIVGQGGGKARLEKMVAERGLTNVRFFPLQPYEALPALLKMADCHLVIQKRGAADAVLPSKLTNILAVGGNAVITAEHDTELGQLCIAEPGIAVCVEPESVDALAQGIESALALPKDNTVAREYAERTLEKENVLSQFIADIRG